The nucleotide sequence CTGTAATAGCCCTCAAGACAGTTTCTGCCGATTTCTTTATAATTATCAGATGTGTAGTCTTTTCTGATTACAAGAACACCATCATGGAACTTCTTCTCCCAGTTTACATCGTAAAAATCAATTAGTTCATCGAGCTGGGGGTCTTTTGCCATCATCTTATCCCTGTAGAGCTTTTCAAGACTCTCATGAACTCTTGAACCCATGAACGCTTCTATACCTTCTGTATCAGGCTTTATCCGATCAATATATCGAAGTTTGAACTGAAATGGACAGTTTTCATACGCACCAATCCTGGAGTAGGAGTATGTCTTCAATTCACACCTCCCAGAATCTTTCGCACGATCTCATCCCCAACCTCTGATGTCTTACTGTTACCCCCAAGATCATAAGTTCTAACTTTCCCTTCTTTCAGAACATCTTTTATTCCAGTTATAATTCTCTCTGCTGCCCTCACTTCACCCAGTTGTTCAATGAGCATCGCACCTGCCCATATCGTTGCAATCGGATTTACGACATTCTTTCCTGCATACTTTGGAGCAGATCCATGAATCGGCTCGAACATCGATGTTCCATCGGGATTTATATTCCCACCAGGTGCAAGTCCAAGCCCACCCTGAATCATCGCACCAAGATCCGTGATGATATCTCCAAAGAGATTCGGTGCAACAACAACCCTGTACCACTCAGGGTTCTTCACAAACCACATCGTCGTCGCATCAACGAAGTTGAACTCGGTCTCAATCGAAGGATAGCGTGCTGCAACATCGAGAAAAACATCCCTCCAGAGCCCATACATCTGAGAGAGGACGTTTGCTTTATCCACCCCTGTCACACGTTCCATACCTTTTCGAGCTGCAAGACTGAAGGCATAATCGATGACGCGCTCTGCCCCTTCCTTTGAGATCACACCAATCTGGTATGCGATCTCTTCGCTGCTTGTCTCGATGTCGAGATCGAACCGAACCTGATAGAGTTCTCTCAGGAGTTCAAGCTGCACCTTTGAATTCCTGCCTTTGAACCTGTCACCGATACCGATATAGAAATCCTCCGTATTCTCACGCACAACAACGAAATCGATCTCTTCGGGCCCTTTATCCTTAATTGGAGTCCAAACACCTTCCAGAAGTTTTATTGGTCTGAGATTAACATACTGGTCAAAGTAAAATCTCAGTTTAAGTAAAATTCCAAGTTCAAGAATCCCTGGCTCAACTCTTGGATCACCAAGTGAGCCGAGATATATTGCCTTATACTGCCCAAGCTCTTTGAGTTCATCTTCACTTATTAACTGTCCACTTTTAAGGTAGCGATCTGCACCAATATCATAAGGTATCCACTCGACATCAAATCCCTCTACCTCTGCCACAGCTTCAATCACCTTTCTGCCCTCATTGATGATCTCTGGACCGATACCATCACCAGGAATTACCGGTATCTTATACATCATGTTTAACCCTTCGGTGGATGAGTGTATAAATATTAACCCTCGACCTCACCGTTTTCTTTTCTGCTTCAACAACTCGGAAACCCTCTGGAATGACTTTTCATCAACAATCCCTTCATGCCCACCATCAAAAAGATTATCACCCCACTTAACCCTACCGAGGTAGGTTTTGTTTGTCAGGATTCTGTAAACCAGTGATCGTGGAACATTGAATGCCCTTGAGATCTGTACTGTGCTATTTCCGCGTAAATACGCTCGATAGATATCTTTAACAATCTCGGCCTCCTCTTCAACCACAACCAGGCGTTTATCTTCAAAGCGATATCCAAATGGTGGCTTGTACTGGACATATCCATCTTTCGCCTTTTTATCCATCCCGAGAATGACTCGTTGTCGAATAATATCACGTTCAAACTCTGCAAACGCTCCGATGATATGAAACATTAACTTTCCCACGGGTGTTGTTGTATCGATCTGTTCTGTGAGGCTCACAAAATCAACATTATAACTCCTCAATTCATCGATCGTGAGTATTATATCCCTCAGTGACCTGCTCAATCTGTCAAGTTTGTAAACTAAAAGAACATCAAGAAGATTATTTTTACCATCTTCAATCAATCTTTGAAGCTGTGGACGGTTGAGTGTGCCACCACTCAAACCTGCATCCACATACTCCCCTACAATATGCCATTCGTTGAATTTGCAGTACTCCTCAAGCTTCTGTTTCTGTGCAGCGAGGCTGGCACCCGTGGATACCTGCTCTTCTGTGCTTACCCTCAGATACAATCCCACCCTTTTTTGTTCCATAAGGTTTACCTTTCGGAACAATAAATATAGTTTTTGGCGTATTCTGGAAAAATATTAAAAAATAATATTTATAATATCTTAATTAATTTATATTTGATTAAATATGAATTACTACATTAAATAAATTATAGAAAGTATCTATTATAGTATAACTAATTAGAAATAAGTTTTGTGTAATACAAAATAAAATCCTCAGGAATTAAGAAGAATCAAAAAACCGGACAGTTAAAAAATGGTGCATACGCCGCAGAACTCACCTGCAAATTAGTCTTTCAATTTTTGATTGCTTTGATAGAAAAATTCCTTCAACATCTCCGCCCATTCATCACTTATAATCACCCTGAAATCTGGTGGCAGACAATCGAGATATTTTTGCATACCAAAACGATCGTCCATGAGAATAATTGCCCCGCGATCTTCTTCGCTTCGGATACATCTTCCAGCAGCCTGCAGGACTTTGTTCATTGCAGGATACGTGTACCCATACAGGTGTCCACGTCCAAATTTTTTGTTATAGTACTCAATCAATGATTTGACCTCAATCGATGGAGGACTGAGTGGGATTCCTACAATAACCACCCCATCAAGCGCATTTGCAGCGTAATCAATACCCTCTGCGAACGAACCTCCCATAACTCCAACAAGAATGCCACCATCTTCTTCTTTAAGGTGCATCAAAAGATCATACATTCCATCTTTATCTTCCTTGCTCATCCCACGATCCTCTCTGACAATCCGTTTCGATGATCGTAGATACTGCAGGACCGCATTCATAATCATATAGGATGGGAAAAAAACTGCAAGATTTCCTGGGATAATATCTGCAACTGTATTCAGATTAGTGCCTATCTTTGCATACATCATTTCATCTCGCTTTGAATAGAGTGTCGTCGTCCCAGGAACCGAAAGTATAATGCGATTCTTCTTTGGAAAAGGGGATCTGTAAGTGGCTAAAATTGACCTCTCTGCCTCGATTCCAAGTATATCTCGTATCATCTCAGGATATAGCGTTCCACTCATGAGAATCGATGCATGAATATGGTCAAATATTCCTCTTGCAAGAATTGATGGATCAAGGAGTCGGTTTGAGATACGCGGCGTCTCTTTATTCTCAAATATCCTGACAGATGCACCTTCATTTGCAGGCCAACCTTTGAGAAAAGCTGCGAGGTGTTCAAGTGCCGAGTGATAGTTTCCGTCTTTGATGATTTTCTCTCCACCTGCAGAGATCAGCCTGACAAACGCATCAAAGTCCAGCGGCTCGAGCTGCTCTTTTAGGATCTTATCAACTCGAACGACGAGATCATCTACCGTGAGCATAATCTCGCCCCCCACAGGCGTTTGCTTCCCAAACGCATCAAAGATCCTGGTCATACCTCTGAGATGGTGGGTTAAACGTGCCATTTCATTTCCTTTAAGCGTTTTTGACTCCTTTATTGCATCTTTTAGATCAAAAATACTAATACTGTCGCTTAAATGGTCCCTTATACGATCCGGTAGATTGTGTGCCTCGTCAACAATCACAATAAGCTCATCAAGCCCTTTTCCAAGCCTTGCTAATATTGTATCCTCTACAGGAGAGAAAAGATAGTTGTAATCACATACAATAACATCCGCAACCCCGCCAAGTTCAAGTGCAGTCTTATAGGGACAGACCTCACATGCTGTTGCCAGACGAACGAGAGAATCAACATCATAGATCGTATGCATAAGATCTTCGATGAGGCTTTTATCTTCGCCTGTAGCATACTTGCATCGATGTGCGCGTTGTTCTCTTGCGCAGAACTCATGAAATTCACCAGAAAATAACCGCTGAGCGCCACCTCTTGGACACATACTCTGCTTTGCGATGATGTCAACAACAATGATATTTCTCCCACTTACATCCTTCATGAGCCGCAGCGTATCGATCGCTATCCTGTGCTGTGACTGACGGGATGTTAGAAATAGTGTCAAAAGTCCATTGTCCATTCCATACTCGAGCGAAGCAGCAAGTGCAGCGGCCGTCTTTCCGATTCCAGTTGGTGCATGTGCAAGAAGGTGCTTACCGCTCGATATCACACGCCTTGCATCATCCAGAAATTCACTTTGACCGCTCCTGATCGTTGGAAAGGGAAACAGGTTCATCAACTTTCAGGAGTGCGTAGTCTTATATAAGATCTCTTTGTATGTGTGATCGATGGTTTTAAGACATGTGGAAGGGAAGCTTCTTGGAGAGTGCAGAAGTACCTGGAATGGTGGCGTGCGATCAGTTACAACATTTGACGGAGCTTTTCCACTCATAATGGACGAACCAGAAGATTTCATCGGTACTGGCGAGGGTCCCACTCCAATGGAAGTGATGCTTGCATCGATTTCAGGCTGTGCGGTCGCAACGTTTGCCTATATCGCAGGTAAGATGAATATCAAGATTGAAGATCTTTCTGCAGTTGCAAAAGGCGAGGCAATCCATCGTGAAGCGGGTGGTTGGCTGATCAATGATGTCGAGACAACGATAAATGTCAGAGTTGCAGGAGATACGTCACCTGAGAAAGTTGAAGCATGTTTTAAACAGTATCAGTATTTTTGTGCGATAAAAAATTCAATTGAAGCAGGCATTCCAATAAAAGCAGACCTGAATTTAAAGATAGAGGGGGAATAAGGCGAGATGGACGTATTTGTAGAGTGCGCGGAAGAAACAGGTGCACTTGCATTCCAGATGTTAACGGAGAGTATAATCGAGGATCTCCATGCAGGGAGACTGATCGAGCGGGTGCGCGAGTATATTGATATTGACATACCGCTCTTCTATATTTCGATCAAACCCCACCGATCCACCCAGAAGATAGAGATGCGCGATCTTGTATCCATTATCGAGGCAACAGAGGATGGGATAAAAGTCTCCATCGATGATGAGACATATGCACCCTATCTCCTGCCGCTTCTCTGGGAAAAATACGGCGATAAGGTGCATCAGATTGAGCGTAACAGGCTTGAAATCAATGGGGTAACTGAAGACGAACTTATGGCAATCCCGATCGAAGATATAAAAATGAAAGAGATTGATGATATTCTGAATCATATCATCTTCCACGTGATACCGATCGGCTTCAGGGTGATTCGAAATATCTCTGAAGGGGATGAGATCAGGTATATCGCATCAGAGAACTCGATAACCGATGAGATGGTTGAGAAGGTTAAAAAAATCGTCGCAAAACCGCCAAAAGAACTGAGTCTTCGAAGGGAAGATATATTAAAGCCTTCAAAGAAGACTTATGTCGCAAGTTACAAAGAGAGCTATGTTTAATTCTCAGGGGTGTAAAGATTCCAGAAAATAGCGGTGAAGAG is from Candidatus Syntrophoarchaeum caldarius and encodes:
- a CDS encoding recombinase RecB, with protein sequence MEQKRVGLYLRVSTEEQVSTGASLAAQKQKLEEYCKFNEWHIVGEYVDAGLSGGTLNRPQLQRLIEDGKNNLLDVLLVYKLDRLSRSLRDIILTIDELRSYNVDFVSLTEQIDTTTPVGKLMFHIIGAFAEFERDIIRQRVILGMDKKAKDGYVQYKPPFGYRFEDKRLVVVEEEAEIVKDIYRAYLRGNSTVQISRAFNVPRSLVYRILTNKTYLGRVKWGDNLFDGGHEGIVDEKSFQRVSELLKQKRKR
- a CDS encoding DNA repair helicase — translated: MNLFPFPTIRSGQSEFLDDARRVISSGKHLLAHAPTGIGKTAAALAASLEYGMDNGLLTLFLTSRQSQHRIAIDTLRLMKDVSGRNIIVVDIIAKQSMCPRGGAQRLFSGEFHEFCAREQRAHRCKYATGEDKSLIEDLMHTIYDVDSLVRLATACEVCPYKTALELGGVADVIVCDYNYLFSPVEDTILARLGKGLDELIVIVDEAHNLPDRIRDHLSDSISIFDLKDAIKESKTLKGNEMARLTHHLRGMTRIFDAFGKQTPVGGEIMLTVDDLVVRVDKILKEQLEPLDFDAFVRLISAGGEKIIKDGNYHSALEHLAAFLKGWPANEGASVRIFENKETPRISNRLLDPSILARGIFDHIHASILMSGTLYPEMIRDILGIEAERSILATYRSPFPKKNRIILSVPGTTTLYSKRDEMMYAKIGTNLNTVADIIPGNLAVFFPSYMIMNAVLQYLRSSKRIVREDRGMSKEDKDGMYDLLMHLKEEDGGILVGVMGGSFAEGIDYAANALDGVVIVGIPLSPPSIEVKSLIEYYNKKFGRGHLYGYTYPAMNKVLQAAGRCIRSEEDRGAIILMDDRFGMQKYLDCLPPDFRVIISDEWAEMLKEFFYQSNQKLKD
- a CDS encoding Peroxiredoxin, OsmC-like protein domain protein; protein product: MVLRHVEGKLLGECRSTWNGGVRSVTTFDGAFPLIMDEPEDFIGTGEGPTPMEVMLASISGCAVATFAYIAGKMNIKIEDLSAVAKGEAIHREAGGWLINDVETTINVRVAGDTSPEKVEACFKQYQYFCAIKNSIEAGIPIKADLNLKIEGE
- a CDS encoding Uncharacterized conserved protein UCP019464, methanogenesis, which produces MDVFVECAEETGALAFQMLTESIIEDLHAGRLIERVREYIDIDIPLFYISIKPHRSTQKIEMRDLVSIIEATEDGIKVSIDDETYAPYLLPLLWEKYGDKVHQIERNRLEINGVTEDELMAIPIEDIKMKEIDDILNHIIFHVIPIGFRVIRNISEGDEIRYIASENSITDEMVEKVKKIVAKPPKELSLRREDILKPSKKTYVASYKESYV
- a CDS encoding tartrate dehydrogenase produces the protein MYKIPVIPGDGIGPEIINEGRKVIEAVAEVEGFDVEWIPYDIGADRYLKSGQLISEDELKELGQYKAIYLGSLGDPRVEPGILELGILLKLRFYFDQYVNLRPIKLLEGVWTPIKDKGPEEIDFVVVRENTEDFYIGIGDRFKGRNSKVQLELLRELYQVRFDLDIETSSEEIAYQIGVISKEGAERVIDYAFSLAARKGMERVTGVDKANVLSQMYGLWRDVFLDVAARYPSIETEFNFVDATTMWFVKNPEWYRVVVAPNLFGDIITDLGAMIQGGLGLAPGGNINPDGTSMFEPIHGSAPKYAGKNVVNPIATIWAGAMLIEQLGEVRAAERIITGIKDVLKEGKVRTYDLGGNSKTSEVGDEIVRKILGGVN